GGCGGGATATACGTGGTCCAGCCCAGTTTATGCTCGGCTTCGGACAGGGCCTGGCGGATACCCGAGTTGGCCGCCACCCCGCCGCCGATGGCGATATGCCGGATCCCGGTTTCCCGGGCCGCCTTTTTCAGCTTTTGCATCAGGATGGTAACTATCGTTTGCTGTAAAGAGGCACAGATATTGTCCCGTTCCCTGGCAACGAAATCCGGGTCGTTTTTTGTGTTGCGCTGGATGAAGTACAGGACGCTCGTCTTCAGCCCGCTGAAGCTGAAATTGAGCCCGTCCACTTTGGGGATCGGGAAGTCGAATGCCTCCGGGTTTCCCTGGCCGGCGTACTTGTCTATCAGCGGCCCGCCCGGGTAGGGCAACCCGAGGAGTTTGGCCGTCTTGTCGAAGGCTTCGCCAACTGCGTCGTCCAGGGTTTCGCCCAGGACCTCCATGTCGAAATAACCATTCACCTTCACAATCTGGGTATGGCCCCCGCTGATGGTCATTGCCAGAAAGGGGAATGGGGGCGGGGACTTGCCAGGGGTCTCGATAAAATGCGCCAGGATATGGGCTTCCATGTGGTTGACCTCGATAAGGGGGATGCCCAGGCCAAGGGCGAGGGACTTGGCAAAGGAGGTGCCGACCAGGAGGGAACCCAAAAGTCCCGGACCCCTAGTAAAAG
This genomic window from Robiginitalea biformata HTCC2501 contains:
- the tsaD gene encoding tRNA (adenosine(37)-N6)-threonylcarbamoyltransferase complex transferase subunit TsaD, which codes for MREKDIYILAIESSCDDTSVAVLHGRKTLSNLVATQQIHREYGGVVPELASRAHQQHIVPLVHQALAKANIDKKLLSAIAFTRGPGLLGSLLVGTSFAKSLALGLGIPLIEVNHMEAHILAHFIETPGKSPPPFPFLAMTISGGHTQIVKVNGYFDMEVLGETLDDAVGEAFDKTAKLLGLPYPGGPLIDKYAGQGNPEAFDFPIPKVDGLNFSFSGLKTSVLYFIQRNTKNDPDFVARERDNICASLQQTIVTILMQKLKKAARETGIRHIAIGGGVAANSGIRQALSEAEHKLGWTTYIPPFQYCTDNAGMIGIVGYLKYLDNRFTDLGVSAQARYRIGGQPH